From the genome of Nicotiana sylvestris chromosome 2, ASM39365v2, whole genome shotgun sequence, one region includes:
- the LOC138885021 gene encoding uncharacterized protein has product MNEAQLNYATIEKELLAVVFAFDKFRPFFIGTKVTVFTDHAALKYLLAKKDARPRLLRWILLLQELILSEIKEEFPDEHIFLIDSLVTQPPWFEDIANYLVGKWTSQDLSYQQTKKLISDAKYYLWNEPYLFKFCADNIIRRCVPEEKMTKILYHCHDGEIGGHYAANRTTFKVLEAGFFWTTVFKDARTYVAQCDRCQRTGNVTKRDEMSLQLIHVNELEELRLKAYENVRIFKEKTIIWHDNLIHQKSFKIGDKVPLYNSQLRLFPGKLKSRWTCPYNVTKVTSYGAIEIQQISGRDKFKVNGHKLKLYFGGPFEKQPSVTLIE; this is encoded by the exons aTGAATGAGGCTCAACTTAATTATGCTACAATAGAGAAAGAGTTATTAGCAGTAGTATTTGCATTTGATAAATTTCGTCCATTTTTTATTGGAACTAAGGTCACAGTTTTCACTGATCATGCAGCTTTGAAATACCTCTTAGCAAAAAAAGATGCTAGACCTAGATTGTTAAGATGGATTTTACTTCTGCAAGAATTAATCTTGAG TGAGATAAAGGAAGAATTTCCTGATGAACATATTTTTTTGATCGACTCATTAGTGACTCAACCACCCTGGTTTGAAGATATTGCAAATTACTTGGTTGGAAAGTGGACATCCCAAGATCTCTCATACCAACAAACGAAAAAACTTATATCTGATGCTAAGTATTATCTGTGGAACGAaccttacttgtttaaattttgtgCAGATAATATCATTAGAAGATGTGTACCTGAAGAAAAGATGACTAAAATTTTATATCACTGCCATGATGGAGAAATTGGAGGTCATTATGCAGCAAATCGAACAACTTTTAAGGTTTTGGAAGCTGGATTCTTCTGGACGACAGTTTTTAAAGATGCCCGAACATATGTTGCACAATGTGATAGGTGTCAGAGAACAGGTAACGTCACTAAAAGAGATGAAATGTCATTGCAATTGATACAT GTTAATGAATTAGAAGAGCTGAGGCTGAAAGCCTATGAAAATGtaagaattttcaaagaaaaaacAATAATATGGCATGACAATTTGATCCATCAAAAGAGTTTTAAAATTGGTGATAAGGTACCTCTTTACAATAGCCAACTTAGGCTATTCCCTGGAAAATTAAAATCCAGATGGACATGTCCTTACAATGTTACAAAGGTTACTTCATATGGTGCTATTGAGATTCAACAGATTAGTGGTAGAGACAAATTTAAAGTAAATGGTCACAAACTAAAATTATATTTTGGAGGGCCATTTGAGAAACAACCATCAGTTACTCTAATTGAATGA